The genomic interval atttgtttcatttaagCAGGACAATCAATATTAAGGTGAATTAAAGATAGTTTTTTTGAGAAATTGCGAGTAAGGCTTGTGGGAAATTGTGTTAAAGGGTTGTGATATATAACTGCAacttatatatatgcataattcAACAACATGGTGACGAGTTATAGGAAAAAGGAATGTCAGTTGTCAAactttgggcacaatttcaagcttttcaacacctttctcaaatgcggagaaaaggtttgcaaaatcatcattgatggaagatgtccaatGAATGTGGTTTCCATAAATGGGGTGACTCGTATGCAGCTTCATCCGGAACCTCACCCAAAGTCGTATGTGATatcttgggttgataactctattatacatctttttgaaagatgtttggttcccatccaaatgggtgtgaatatttggctaatgtttGGTGTGTGAACCTATGAAGATTGGTCATGTGCTTCTTGGTTCTCCTTGATTGGATGATATAGGTGTGACTCACGGACCTGAAAACACATGTCTTTCactataatgggaagaaaattgTTTTGAAGTTCGCTCTTCCAATGAACCTAGACAAAGAATCAGTCATAAATACTCAGCTTGAAGAACATACAAGGAAGGAAATTAATGCGTTTGAAGATATCCCAAAGTCCTTCAAACATTCCTATTATAGAGTTTGTCATCCCCAATGAGTTCATTGATGCTGATTCTCGAGTCCAGTTTATGGTGCTGCCAATGGAATTTGGTTTCTTGCCTCACTTAATTGTTGGCTTTTGAAAAGTCCAAGTTTGATTCTCccttttgatcctccaacatttcaaaattcgaggCTGGTTGTAACTGGGGGAGAGTTGATGTAAGTCAAGAAGTAAGACCTTGGGAATATCCTTgctggaaaataattaagaagagttgggttaATGAATTGTGGGGTCGAGTTAGTAGTTTATGATGTGTGTtcagtattaattagtataggattatgtgtattcgacggttgtttgtaatatttgtgtaaagtaggggtatatttgtaatgtaatgtagttttaggggttcaagtgtaatttcatgtgaagaggctttcttataaatagtgatGAAAGTCCTGTTGTAGGCAGTTGacgatgaatttgaattgaattgaacgtgagtttttcccctggtatctcctctttCCCTTCCCCTTCCCCTTCCTCCTCTTCTAATTtatccatggctgcagaaccttgatgctgcccctgcatcagtTATTTTACAAAGGGAGTGCTTCCTTTTTGGGTCATATTTGGTTCAAGTACAGGTACCAtattctttatttgaaaaaattatcTGGGAATTCTTCTTTTATAGAAGTCTCAATACTGCAATTAGATGCTAGTCTTCCGTAAAGTTCAAAGTAAGTGTGCAGGGCCCAGTTTTGTAGTATTATATACATACAAGTGAAAAATTGTCACTTGGTTTGGTTGATATTTTATTGTCATATAGAATTAAATTCATGACTTTAAGTCATAGGAGCGGCATATTAAATATAAGTAATTTAACTTTATTATTGTGCGTTTAGACATTTGGTTGGTACTTCGTTTTCTTATACTGTATTCGAAAGAAGTGGTAGTTCTTTTCTTTTAGCTAATATTTATGGCTAGCTTCGTGTGGATCTTGGATAGCCTTCATTAAACCATGCTTCTCTCAACCTTTGTATTGGTTTTGTTGCAGTTGAAGCTTCTAAGATTGCTGCTACAATATGGTCAATGCCACTAAAGGCTTGTTCATATCATGGTAATGTGCTTTTTTGGCCTAAAGTATCAGTAATACTAAGCCTGTTGTCTTTACGTTTCTTTAATCTTTAGTGAATCAAATAGGATACTCCTGGACACAAGCATAGCCTGCTTGGGTGCTCATTTATCCAAATCATCTCACCCACTTAGCCACCTCTTATATTACACAAAAATTACTTGTACGACTGTCAGCAAGTTACATTTGGTAATTCATGAACAGATATTGATTCATGGGTAGGCTATCATTGTCGTTGATGTGGTTTGCCTTACCCTATGTATGTGAGACTGGAATTCAGATTTTATGGATGTGAGAATTTATACAAAAACACagcaaaaaaatataaatatattgagTTCCATTAATTCACACATCCATATCCAAGGCCTGAAATCTGTGCTCCTGAACATGACATTAATGTAAATCACTGACCTATACAAGAGCTCATTTGGGGCATTGAGAGGTTCATGAACTTCAGGCATGTCCCTTTGTTGCTGATGCATTATGCTTCTTGTCTTCCTCTCTGGCAGTGACATCCCCATGGCACAATTCATCATCAACTTGAATGCTTCACTGCCTGCCTCCCAGAAGTTCATAATACATACATTGGATAGTACTCACCTGTTCGTGCAACCCCATGTCGCTGAGATGATTAGAAGTGCAATTTCAGATTTCAGAGACCAGAATTCCTATGAGAAGCCTACATGATTTgatattttgtttaaaaaaaaaaaaattatgagatgTTTTAATACTTACATCTGATTTGTAGAATGAAATATGATGAAGATGGAACCTTCATTCTCTAGGAACTCTATATATAAAAGCATAGAAACCCCTTTGAGCAACAAAATGGTTTGCAAATATGTAATGACTTTTTTTACCATCAAACTTGTTTGTAAACGGTATATGGCTTGTTTGGCTTGCATTGCAAGCATGGTCTCTCGACCTCTTGAGTCTTGACCTTTTCTCTCTCTGAACGTCAACCACGGAATGACCTTCCCCTCTTTCTAATTGTTGGTTTCAGCCGGCCAGGAATGATGTACTTTTGCAACAGCAGCAGGATCACAACTTTCTCTCAGATCATTCATCTGTGTGCCATCTCTTGCCCCAAACGCTAGCACACCCATGTATCTGCCAGCCATCTAACATAGGTGAGAACATTTATCAGATGAATTTTGGGTCATCTTCCATCCTACATTTTGTTTCCCCCACATTTGTGTTATATTGCTGTTAGTGATGTATATATAGTGATTTGTTTCATCATGTTCTTTAATTTGGTCATTGGCATTTTGCGTTTGtgagtgctttttttttttttaaatttatataaattcatgTTTCAGATTTGTCGTTGGTATATAGATATTTAAATTGTTGCCCAATTAAATAACAAGTTATCAATGCTGTACCCTTGTCTGTGTGAATCAATtgcttattaatttttttatagatcaaattcaaattttaatttgcCATGAAATTATAGAGTTAAGTTCACTTTCAGATGGTGTCTGGTATATGGTGCTACAACATATTTTTTTGGTTAAATCTTGTTTAAATTATGTTTGCTCCGTTTCTGTTTTATATTGCATCTTGTTTCTTTACGTCTGTTCTGAAAACGCCTTCTCATGTTCATCCGGGTTCTTCTCTTGCACCGCATACCGTTGGTTCGTCTGTGGGCTCCTTTTGAAGCTCACATTTAGAACACGCTAATGTGCTTTTCTTTTGAAGTTGTTTTAGATTCATGATTTGATCTTTCTAACTTACAGTTGCTGCCCCATTATTATATTTATTGTTAGTAGCTTTTATGAGAAATGACAGTGGAATCCTCTTTGAAACATGATGGTGGCTCAC from Malania oleifera isolate guangnan ecotype guangnan chromosome 9, ASM2987363v1, whole genome shotgun sequence carries:
- the LOC131164058 gene encoding general transcription and DNA repair factor IIH subunit TFB5; amino-acid sequence: MVNATKGLFISCDIPMAQFIINLNASLPASQKFIIHTLDSTHLFVQPHVAEMIRSAISDFRDQNSYEKPT